In Microbacterium foliorum, the following proteins share a genomic window:
- a CDS encoding ArsR/SmtB family transcription factor: MEPDDQSTIERRLADLEHEVARLSALAGHSAASADGAEDGAELEGMDAASDPAGSDDPLWFVNELGRRAPGVVMMAGAVETQAGPVRWQYGLHAEGLLAHDWSDLARPLEALGHPARIELVRQVMRGAHTTAELLQLEHLASSGQLYHHLRQLVTAGWLVSPRRGYYEVPAARVVPLLVLTMIASS, encoded by the coding sequence ATGGAACCCGACGACCAGAGCACGATCGAGCGCCGACTGGCCGACCTCGAGCACGAGGTCGCACGGCTCTCCGCACTCGCTGGTCACTCCGCCGCATCCGCTGACGGTGCGGAAGACGGTGCGGAATTGGAGGGGATGGATGCTGCGTCAGACCCCGCCGGCTCCGACGATCCGCTCTGGTTCGTGAACGAGCTCGGCCGTCGCGCGCCAGGTGTGGTGATGATGGCCGGTGCGGTCGAGACGCAGGCGGGGCCGGTGCGCTGGCAGTACGGGCTGCATGCAGAAGGGCTGCTCGCGCACGATTGGAGCGATCTCGCCCGTCCGCTCGAAGCCCTGGGGCACCCGGCACGCATCGAGCTCGTGCGCCAGGTGATGCGCGGAGCGCACACGACGGCCGAGCTGCTGCAGCTCGAGCACCTCGCCTCGTCGGGCCAGCTCTACCACCACCTGCGGCAGCTCGTCACTGCGGGGTGGCTCGTCTCTCCGCGCCGCGGGTACTACGAGGTGCCGGCTGCCCGCGTGGTGCCCCTTCTCGTCCTGACCATGATCGCTTCGAGCTGA